From Pseudonocardia autotrophica, one genomic window encodes:
- a CDS encoding PadR family transcriptional regulator: protein MPASMLDNPAITSLLGLLVERPLHLYALSKELPRRLDASGLPTGRGSLRNLLVRLHDIGWIELVRPDATDDVATYRTTREGVDELRKRVRSQVEDTSPDHDHFIQAIAYIGLFEAQEACLLLGRRRERLATHLADVTREHARALDGGQPWTHLAEVDYTLSQTAAAIAWLDRTIDRLRS, encoded by the coding sequence GTGCCCGCATCGATGCTCGACAACCCGGCGATCACCTCGCTCCTGGGCCTGCTCGTCGAGCGACCGCTCCACCTCTACGCCCTGTCGAAGGAACTCCCGCGACGTCTCGACGCGTCCGGCCTCCCGACCGGCCGGGGTTCCCTCCGCAATCTGCTCGTCCGGCTTCACGACATCGGCTGGATCGAGCTCGTCAGACCTGACGCGACGGACGACGTCGCGACCTACCGGACCACCCGGGAAGGCGTCGACGAGCTCCGGAAACGCGTCCGCTCCCAGGTGGAGGACACGTCCCCCGACCACGACCACTTCATCCAGGCGATCGCGTACATCGGCCTGTTCGAAGCGCAGGAGGCCTGCCTCCTGCTCGGGCGACGACGCGAGCGACTCGCAACGCACCTCGCCGACGTCACGCGCGAGCACGCCCGGGCGCTGGACGGAGGGCAACCGTGGACGCACCTCGCCGAGGTCGACTACACGCTCTCCCAGACCGCGGCAGCCATCGCCTGGCTGGATCGCACGATCGACCGGCTCCGGAGTTGA
- a CDS encoding TraB/GumN family protein, which yields MTALPDVALRLPGDDPARLAQEFGDDYVAIGLTALAGSTPGLALDEAERHGSALHTEPLGAPAPGSIERAVAAAGLGGEPVLLDLRPARGVPGPTGIRHATTHVPVDVSTGYDALYCLPHQESAGCAAGS from the coding sequence ATGACTGCGTTGCCCGATGTGGCGCTCCGTCTGCCGGGCGATGACCCGGCCCGGCTCGCGCAGGAGTTCGGCGACGACTACGTCGCCATCGGGCTGACCGCGCTCGCGGGATCCACCCCGGGACTCGCCCTCGACGAGGCCGAGCGACATGGGAGCGCACTCCACACCGAGCCCCTCGGTGCTCCCGCGCCCGGCAGCATCGAGCGCGCCGTTGCCGCGGCGGGGCTCGGCGGCGAGCCGGTCCTGCTCGACCTGCGACCGGCGCGCGGAGTCCCTGGCCCTACCGGCATCCGCCACGCGACGACCCATGTACCGGTCGACGTATCCACCGGCTACGACGCGTTGTACTGCCTGCCGCACCAGGAATCCGCGGGCTGCGCGGCCGGGAGCTGA
- a CDS encoding YbfB/YjiJ family MFS transporter: MDTRRSGPPTAQSVHRSWWTVAMLGGAVIALCYGFARYAYGLFVPRFSETFDLDPVAVGALSAASTVGYVVGLLVAPAASAHSARATTVVAGSCATIGLAVMAVAPGVVSFASGIVVAGAGAGLASPGVAQLIVETVRRDARTRAQTWANTGTGAGLALTAFTPLLPVGWRPIWLGFAVLAAISTAVAAWSLPRAARSEPATGPPAAGSRPRPALLLPLLLNSALLGAVSAPYWTFSISRVGEAGLSPAVATWSWCAIGLVGLAGGTAGRAVERYGLRATGLAIWTTWSAGIALLALPAPGPVGAMISAGVFGAGFMALTGLCILWGARLFPAAPSQGVTWSFLALGIGQTAGSSLAGTTAGLLGLGPTFALTGLLALVAWTQMHPRLAPPARADVDELMPTPPAAAPVTRSAAGPARAQENDR, from the coding sequence ATGGACACGAGACGCAGCGGCCCTCCCACCGCGCAGAGCGTGCACCGGAGCTGGTGGACGGTCGCCATGCTCGGCGGAGCCGTCATCGCTCTCTGCTACGGCTTCGCGCGATACGCCTACGGACTGTTCGTACCGCGGTTCAGTGAGACGTTCGATCTCGATCCGGTCGCCGTCGGAGCCCTCTCCGCCGCATCAACCGTCGGGTACGTCGTCGGCCTGCTCGTCGCTCCGGCCGCGTCCGCCCACTCCGCCCGCGCGACGACCGTCGTCGCGGGCAGCTGCGCGACGATCGGGCTGGCAGTCATGGCCGTCGCACCCGGTGTCGTGTCCTTCGCGTCCGGAATCGTCGTCGCCGGTGCGGGCGCCGGGCTGGCGTCACCGGGCGTCGCCCAACTGATCGTCGAGACGGTCCGACGCGACGCACGCACCCGGGCCCAGACCTGGGCCAACACCGGAACCGGTGCCGGGCTCGCCCTGACCGCGTTCACCCCGCTGCTCCCGGTCGGCTGGCGACCGATCTGGCTCGGGTTCGCCGTCCTCGCGGCGATCAGCACGGCCGTCGCGGCCTGGTCACTCCCCCGCGCGGCAAGGAGCGAGCCGGCAACAGGACCGCCGGCAGCGGGCTCACGACCGCGACCGGCGCTGCTCCTTCCGCTCCTGCTCAACTCCGCGCTGCTCGGAGCGGTGAGCGCCCCCTACTGGACGTTCTCGATATCGCGGGTCGGCGAGGCCGGCCTGAGCCCGGCGGTCGCGACCTGGTCCTGGTGCGCGATCGGCCTCGTCGGCCTGGCCGGCGGCACCGCGGGACGCGCCGTGGAACGCTACGGGCTGAGAGCCACCGGACTGGCGATCTGGACGACCTGGTCGGCGGGAATCGCGCTGCTCGCGCTCCCCGCGCCGGGCCCGGTCGGGGCAATGATCTCCGCGGGCGTGTTCGGCGCCGGCTTCATGGCCCTGACCGGACTGTGCATCCTCTGGGGCGCGCGTCTGTTCCCGGCGGCACCGTCGCAGGGGGTGACCTGGAGTTTTCTCGCCCTCGGCATCGGGCAGACCGCGGGCTCGTCGCTTGCCGGCACGACGGCGGGCCTGCTCGGCCTCGGCCCGACGTTCGCGCTGACCGGTCTGCTCGCACTCGTCGCGTGGACTCAGATGCATCCTCGGCTCGCCCCGCCCGCGCGAGCCGACGTCGACGAGCTGATGCCCACCCCGCCCGCAGCGGCACCGGTTACCCGGTCTGCTGCCGGGCCGGCCCGGGCGCAGGAGAACGACCGATGA